A window of Hevea brasiliensis isolate MT/VB/25A 57/8 chromosome 14, ASM3005281v1, whole genome shotgun sequence contains these coding sequences:
- the LOC131172658 gene encoding UDP-glycosyltransferase 88A1-like: protein MNNYNYIMSNYNYIYINNTCLFEIKHKLYYLHYSTNPSLLCMHIYISVSRSPIAKAQTDTAMDEAIVLYPSPNVGHLVSMIEFAKLIHARRASLYIHILIISTPHGGRITASYIANVTASIPLLHFHYLPTITLPSKTTPTLHETLTCEEMIRLSNPHVHQTLLSISKTQTINALIMDFFCFASLPVAIQLNIPGYFFFTSGAGILAIFLRLPTLHQNSTKSFKDLNSFLHVPGLPPLLSSDLPLPLIDRYDKSHGYFLDMATCFQKSAGIIVNTFELLEPRAFKAISDGLCIPSSTTPPVHCIGPLIATKSTSDGAKDQCLTWLDSQPSQSVIFLCFGSLGLFSTEQLREIAIGLERSGQRFLWVVGNPPSNNQSLAISAQPDPDLNSLLPDGFLDRTKDRGRVAKSWAPQVAVLNHNSVSGFVTHCGWNSVLEAVCAGVPMVAWPLYAEQRFNRVMMVEEMKIALPMQETENGFVTALEVERRVNELMQSESGNFARKRTIAMKNEAKAALSEGGSSRVVLSRLVESWKHYS from the coding sequence ATGAATAATTACAATTATATTATgagtaattataattatatttatatcaatAACACATGTTTATTTGAGATTAAACATAAATTGTATTACCTGCATTATTCCACCAACCCATCTCTTCTCTGCATGCACATATATATTTCCGTCTCTAGATCTCCTATTGCCAAGGCACAAACAGACACAGCTATGGATGAAGCGATAGTTCTCTACCCATCACCAAACGTAGGCCACTTGGTATCTATGATAGAGTTTGCCAAGCTCATACATGCCCGGCGAGCTTCCCTTTACATTCACATACTCATTATCTCCACCCCTCACGGTGGCAGAATCACTGCCTCTTACATTGCTAATGTCACTGCCTCCATTCCCTTATTGCATTTCCACTATCTTCCCACCATAACTCTCCCTTCCAAAACCACCCCAACGCTCCATGAAACCCTCACCTGTGAGGAAATGATCCGTCTCAGTAACCCTCATGTCCACCAAACCCTCCTTTCCATCTCCAAAACTCAGACCATTAATGCCCTAATTATGGATTTCTTCTGTTTTGCTTCTCTTCCTGTTGCCATCCAACTCAACATTCCTGGCTATTTTTTCTTCACTTCTGGTGCTGGGATTCTTGCAATCTTCTTGCGTCTTCCAACCCTTCATCAAAACAGTACCAAAAGTTTCAAAGATCTTAACTCCTTTCTTCATGTGCCAGGTTTACCACCATTACTTTCCTCTGACTTGCCTTTGCCCTTAATTGATCGCTACGATAAGAGCCATGGATACTTTCTAGACATGGCCACCTGCTTTCAAAAATCAGCTGGAATTATAGTGAACACCTTTGAATTGCTAGAGCCCAGAGCTTTCAAGGCAATTTCAGATGGACTCTGCATACCCAGTAGCACCACACCTCCTGTTCACTGTATCGGCCCACTGATAGCGACCAAAAGTACTAGTGATGGTGCAAAAGATCAATGTTTAACCTGGCTCGATTCTCAACCGAGTCAAAGTGTTATCTTTCTGTGTTTTGGAAGCTTGGGGCTGTTCTCAACGGAACAATTAAGGGAAATAGCTATTGGGTTGGAGAGAAGTGGCCAGAGGTTCTTGTGGGTGGTGGGAAATCCACCTTCTAATAACCAAAGCTTAGCCATCTCAGCCCAGCCAGACCCAGATTTGAACTCATTGCTCCCTGATGGTTTCTTGGATCGTACAAAGGACAGGGGACGCGTGGCGAAGTCATGGGCTCCTCAGGTCGCAGTATTGAATCATAACTCCGTGAGTGGATTTGTAACCCACTGTGGGTGGAACTCGGTGCTCGAAGCCGTGTGTGCTGGAGTGCCGATGGTGGCGTGGCCACTGTACGCAGAGCAAAGATTCAATAGGGTGATGATGGTGGAAGAAATGAAAATTGCTTTGCCCATGCAGGAAACCGAGAACGGGTTTGTAACTGCGTTGGAGGTGGAGAGGCGAGTTAATGAGTTGATGCAATCGGAATCAGGTAACTTTGCTAGGAAGCGAACCATTGCTATGAAAAATGAAGCCAAGGCAGCATTGAGTGAAGGTGGTTCCTCGCGTGTTGTATTATCCAGACTCGTTGAGTCATGGAAACATTATAGTTGA
- the LOC131172659 gene encoding UDP-glycosyltransferase 88A1-like: MDDAVVLFPSPPIGHLISMVELGKLILTFQPSLSIHILIISAPYSAGSTASYIADVATTIPSICFHHLPTITLPSTTTTSSRHHETLTFEVLRLSNPNVHQALLSISKTHKIKAFIVDFFCYASLSVAFQLNIPGYFFLTSGAGFLAIFMHLLTLHQNTTKSFKDLNAFLHVPGVPPIFSSDMILPVLDRNDKAYEYFLDVASSLSKSAGIIVNTFELLEARALKAISDGLCIPNSTTPPVYCIGPLIMTKNQTDGVTECLTWLDSQPSQSVIFLCFGSLGLFSKEQLREIAIGLERSGQRFLWVVRNPPSNSQRLAISAQPDPDLNSLLPDGFLDRTKERGLVVKLWAPQVAVLNHNSVGGFVTHCGWNSVLEAVCAGVPMVAWPLYAEQRINRVLLVEEMKIALPMKESENGFVTALEVEKRVIELMESESGKSVRKRTIAMKNAAKEALSEGGSSFVGLSRLAESWNRQ, translated from the coding sequence ATGGATGATGCTGTAGTTCTGTTCCCATCACCGCCTATAGGCCACTTGATATCTATGGTGGAGCTTGGAAAGCTTATCCTCACCTTCCAACCTTCCCTTTCCATTCACATACTCATTATCTCTGCCCCTTACAGTGCTGGCTCCACTGCCTCCTACATTGCTGATGTCGCTACCACCATTCCCTCAATCTGCTTCCACCATCTCCCCACTATCACCCTCccttccaccaccaccaccagcagcAGACACCATGAAACTCTCACTTTTGAGGTACTCCGTCTCAGCAATCCTAATGTCCACCAAGCTCTTCTTTCCATCTCCAAAACCCACAAAATTAAAGCCTTCATTGTGGACTTCTTCTGTTATGCTTCTCTTTCTGTTGCCTTCCAACTTAACATCCCTGGCTATTTCTTCTTAACTTCTGGTGCTGGGTTTCTTGCTATTTTCATGCATCTTCTGACCCTTCATCAAAACACTACAAAAAGTTTCAAAGATCTGAATGCCTTTCTTCATGTGCCGGGTGTGCCACCAATATTTTCCTCCGACATGATTTTGCCAGTACTTGATCGCAACGACAAAGCCTATGAATACTTTCTAGACGTGGCTTCCTCCCTTTCAAAATCAGCAGGAATTATAGTGAACACCTTTGAATTGCTGGAGGCAAGAGCTCTCAAGGCAATATCAGATGGACTCTGCATACCCAATAGTACCACACCACCTGTTTATTGCATCGGCCCATTAATTATGACAAAAAATCAAACAGATGGTGTGACAGAGTGTTTAACCTGGCTTGATTCGCAGCCGAGTCAAAGTGTTATCTTTCTGTGTTTTGGAAGCTTGGGGCTGTTCTCAAAGGAACAGTTAAGAGAAATAGCTATTGGGTTGGAGAGAAGTGGCCAAAGATTCTTGTGGGTAGTGCGTAATCCACCTTCTAATAGTCAAAGGTTAGCCATCTCAGCTCAGCCAGACCCAGATTTGAACTCATTGCTTCCTGATGGTTTCTTGGATCGTACCAAGGAAAGGGGACTTGTGGTGAAGTTATGGGCTCCCCAGGTAGCAGTATTGAATCATAACTCGGTTGGTGGGTTTGTGACTCACTGTGGGTGGAACTCGGTGCTTGAAGCCGTGTGTGCTGGAGTTCCAATGGTGGCGTGGCCACTGTACGCAGAGCAAAGGATCAACAGGGTATTGTTGGTGGAAGAAATGAAAATTGCTTTGCCGATGAAAGAGTCAGAGAACGGGTTTGTAACTGCGTTGGAGGTGGAGAAGCGAGTTATTGAGCTGATGGAGTCGGAATCGGGTAAATCGGTTAGGAAGCGAACAATTGCTATGAAAAACGCAGCGAAGGAGGCACTGAGTGAGGGTGGTTCCTCCTTTGTTGGATTGTCCAGACTGGCCGAGTCATGGAATCGTCAATGA
- the LOC110670575 gene encoding UDP-glycosyltransferase 88A1-like: MQAVAIDDALVLFPSPAIGHFISMVELGKLILNFQPSLSIHILVISAPYDADSTTSYIADVAATIPSIYFHHLPTITLPSTTGTHPETLIFEVLRLSNPHVHQALLSISRTHKIKAFIMDFFCFASLSFASQLNIPGYFFYTSGGGSLATSMYFPTLHQNTTKSFKDLNTFIHMPGVPPIFSSDFSSAVSDRNNKAYEYFLDMAFCFPKSAGIIVNTFELLEARALKAISDGLCIPNSTTPPVYSIGPLIVTKNASDGATDQCLTWLDSQPSQSVIFLCFGSLGLFSMEQLREIAIGLERSGQRFLWVVRNPPSDNQSLAISAHPDPNLNALLPDGFLDRTKERGLVVKSWAPQVAVLNHNSVGGFVTHCGWNSVLEAVCAGVPMVAWPLYAEQKFNRLMLVEEIKIALPMKEDENGFVTALEVEKRVNQLMQSESGNSVRERTIAMKKAAKAAVSEGGSSRFAMSRLVESWKR; this comes from the coding sequence ATGCAGGCTGTAGCTATTGATGATGCGTTAGTTCTGTTTCCGTCACCGGCCATAGGCCATTTTATATCTATGGtagagcttggcaagctcattcTCAACTTCCAACCTTCCCTTTCCATTCATATACTCGTTATCTCTGCCCCTTACGATGCCGATTCCACTACCTCCTACATTGCTGATGTCGCTGCCACCATTCCCTCAATTTACTTCCACCATCTTCCCACCATTACCCTCCCTTCCACCACCGGCACACACCCTGAAACTCTCATCTTTGAAGTCCTCCGTCTCAGCAATCCTCATGTTCACCAAGCCCTTCTCTCCATCTCCAGAACTCACAAAATTAAAGCCTTCATTATGGACTTCTTCTGTTTTGCTTCTCTATCTTTTGCCTCCCAACTTAACATCCCTGGCTATTTCTTTTATACTTCTGGTGGCGGGTCTCTTGCTACTTCCATGTATTTTCCGACCCTTCATCAGAACACTACCAAAAGTTTCAAAGATCTGAACACCTTTATTCACATGCCGGGTGTTCCACCAATATTTTCCTCCGATTTTTCTTCGGCAGTAAGTGATCGCAACAATAAAGCCTACGAATACTTTCTGGACATGGCTTTCTGCTTCCCAAAATCAGCAGGAATTATAGTGAACACCTTTGAATTGCTGGAGGCCAGAGCTCTCAAGGCAATATCAGATGGACTTTGCATACCCAATAGTACCACACCTCCTGTTTACTCCATTGGCCCATTAATAGTGACCAAAAATGCTAGTGATGGTGCAACAGATCAATGTTTAACCTGGCTTGATTCTCAACCAAGTCAAAGTGTTATCTTTCTGTGTTTTGGAAGCTTGGGGCTGTTCTCAATGGAACAATTAAGAGAAATAGCTATTGGGCTAGAGAGAAGTGGCCAGAGGTTCTTGTGGGTCGTGCGAAATCCACCCTCTGATAATCAAAGCTTAGCCATCTCAGCCCATCCAGACCCAAATTTGAACGCATTGCTTCCTGATGGTTTCTTGGATCGTACAAAGGAGAGGGGACTCGTGGTGAAGTCATGGGCTCCTCAGGTTGCAGTATTGAATCATAACTCGGTTGGTGGTTTTGTGACTCATTGTGGGTGGAACTCGGTGCTTGAAGCCGTGTGTGCTGGAGTGCCGATGGTGGCGTGGCCGCTGTACGCAGAGCAAAAGTTCAATAGGTTGATGTTGGTTGAAGAAATAAAAATTGCTTTGCCAATGAAGGAAGACGAGAACGGGTTTGTAACTGCGTTGGAGGTGGAGAAGCGAGTTAATCAGTTGATGCAGTCGGAATCCGGTAACTCAGTTAGGGAGCGAACCATTGCTATGAAAAAAGCAGCCAAGGCAGCAGTGAGTGAGGGTGGTTCCTCGCGTTTTGCAATGTCTAGACTCGTTGAGTCATGGAAGCGTTAA